In one Dasypus novemcinctus isolate mDasNov1 chromosome 25, mDasNov1.1.hap2, whole genome shotgun sequence genomic region, the following are encoded:
- the KBTBD11 gene encoding kelch repeat and BTB domain-containing protein 11: MENAVAPCVLYPGASRANGPCGEAAAEAPRGPEGAEPPAPAPCSLGSSLCFSSGEASPPQSDAVAADAAAHPPAPRADSRVVASQGALRTAAPAAGLPPQLVPAGGAPGAPPADGAGEEGARDAPDLLIEVAGRRVQAHKAVLAAKSDYFRARSSREILRLKGVSYAALRLLLDYLYSGRMGDVRQDNAAELVAGARALQVPGAVQCAVEALRAQLSLATCLPLLGLAKQQRLGELRDAAYRFMSDHYLDVLREPAVYGRLSGAERELILQRRLQAGRRHLLAADVGDAWERAGSRPQSRESSRPQSPSAAAPAPAEPPPPPPPAAAAPAVYCYHEAARAWRVLTRLPEGAAAKGCAVCVLYNYLFVAGGLLEDGADGRARPSDRVFCFNPATGRWSALRPLRQARSQLRLLALDGHLYAVGGECLLSVERYDPRADRWAAVAPLPKGAFAVAHEAATCGGDIYVSGGSLFYRLLKYDPRRDEWQECPCSSSRQRSADMVALQGFLYRFDLGGGRGDAPGGGGVHVSRYHCLAKRWSRCAAHLRPPGGLAGLQPFRCAALDGAVYCVSRAGTWRFVLSADGPPGEDGGQAGAFEPELLPAPPDARGVLFPFVLALPEKPDRAEPGTA, translated from the coding sequence ATGGAGAACGCGGTGGCGCCCTGCGTGCTCTACCCGGGGGCCAGCCGCGCCAACGGCCCGTGCGGCGAGGCGGCCGCGGAGGCCCCGCGCGGGCCCGAGGGCGCCGAGCCGCCGGCGCCCGCGCCCTGCAGCCTCGGCTCCTCCCTGTGCTTCAGCTCGGGGGAAGCGTCCCCGCCGCAGTCTGACGCCGTGGCCGCAGACGCCGCCGCGCACCCGCCCGCCCCGCGCGCGGACAGCCGGGTGGTGGCGAGCCAGGGCGCCCTGAGGaccgccgcgcccgccgccggCCTCCCGCCGCAGCTTGTCCCGGCCGGCGGCGCGCCGGGAGCCCCGCCCGCGGACGGCGCGGGGGAGGAGGGTGCGCGGGACGCCCCGGACCTGCTGATCGAGGTGGCCGGCCGCCGCGTGCAGGCGCACAAGGCCGTGCTGGCGGCCAAGAGCGACTACTTCCGCGCGCGCTCGTCGCGGGAGATCCTGCGCCTCAAGGGCGTGAGCTACGCGGCGCTGCGGCTGCTGCTCGACTACCTGTACTCGGGCCGCATGGGCGACGTGCGGCAGGACAATGCGGCCGAGCTGGTGGCGGGCGCGCGCGCGCTGCAGGTGCCGGGCGCCGTGCAGTGCGCCGTGGAGGCGCTGCGCGCGCAGCTCTCGCTGGCCACCTGCCTGCCGCTGCTGGGCCTGGCCAAGCAGCAGCGGCTGGGCGAGCTGCGCGACGCCGCCTACCGCTTCATGAGCGACCACTACCTGGACGTGCTGCGCGAGCCCGCCGTCTACGGGCGCCTGTCGGGCGCCGAGCGCGAGCTCATCCTGCAGCGCCGCCTGCAGGCCGGCCGCCGCCACCTGCTGGCCGCCGACGTCGGCGACGCGTGGGAGCGCGCGGGCAGCCGGCCGCAGAGCCGCGAGAGCAGCCGCCCGCAGAGCCCGTCGGccgccgcgcccgcgcccgccgagccgccgccgccgccgccgcccgcggccGCCGCGCCCGCCGTCTACTGCTACCACGAGGCGGCGCGGGCCTGGCGCGTGCTGACGCGGCTGCCCGAGGGCGCGGCCGCCAAGGGCTGCGCCGTGTGCGTGCTCTACAACTACCTCTTCGTGGCCGGCGGCCTGCTGGAGGACGGCGCCGACGGCCGCGCGCGGCCCTCGGACCGGGTCTTCTGCTTCAACCCCGCGACCGGGCGCTGGAGCGCGCTGCGGCCGCTGCGCCAGGCGCGCTCGCAGCTGCGCCTGCTGGCCCTGGACGGCCACCTGTACGCCGTGGGCGGCGAGTGCCTGCTCAGCGTGGAGCGCTACGACCCGCGCGCCGACCGCTGGGCCGCCGTGGCGCCGCTGCCCAAGGGCGCCTTCGCCGTGGCGCACGAGGCCGCCACCTGCGGCGGGGACATCTACGTGTCGGGCGGCTCGCTCTTCTACCGCCTGCTCAAGTACGACCCGCGGCGCGACGAGTGGCAGGAGTGCCCGTGCAGCAGCAGCCGCCAGCGCTCGGCCGACATGGTGGCCCTGCAGGGCTTCCTCTACCGCTTCGACctgggcggcggccgcggcgacgcgccgggcggcggcggcgtgCACGTGTCGCGCTACCACTGCCTGGCCAAGCGCTGGAGCCGCTGCGCCGCGCACCTGCGGCCGCCCGGCGGCCTGGCGGGCCTGCAGCCCTTCCGCTGCGCCGCGCTCGACGGCGCCGTCTACTGCGTGAGCCGCGCGGGCACCTGGCGCTTCGTGCTCTCGGCCGACGGCCCGCCCGGCGAGGACGGCGGCCAGGCGGGCGCCTTCGAGCCCGAGCTGCTGCCCGCGCCCCCCGACGCCCGCGGCGTGCTCTTCCCCTTCGTGCTCGCCCTGCCCGAGAAGCCGGACCGAGCGGAGCCGGGTACGGCCTAG